In Akkermansia muciniphila, one DNA window encodes the following:
- a CDS encoding DoxX family protein — MEQNKSKSSACRLLGPLATNTSMDFGVLLLRLGVAVMMLVHGIPKLGMLISGNWAAFQDPLGIGNFLSLLLCVGAEFGCSVLLLLGFLTRLASLILVINMCVALFLVLGLSGWGAQELAAIYLLIYLTIFYTGPGKFSLDAWWLRRDCKIEVE, encoded by the coding sequence ATGGAACAGAATAAAAGCAAATCATCCGCATGCCGCCTGCTTGGCCCCCTGGCCACCAACACCAGCATGGACTTCGGCGTTCTGTTGCTGCGCCTGGGCGTAGCAGTCATGATGCTTGTGCATGGCATTCCCAAACTGGGCATGCTCATCAGCGGAAACTGGGCGGCTTTCCAGGATCCGCTGGGAATCGGCAATTTTCTGTCCCTGCTGCTGTGCGTAGGCGCGGAATTCGGATGTTCCGTCCTCCTCTTGCTGGGATTCCTCACCCGTCTGGCCTCCCTTATCCTGGTCATTAACATGTGTGTAGCGCTCTTTCTTGTCCTTGGTCTTTCCGGGTGGGGAGCGCAGGAACTCGCGGCCATCTACCTGCTGATCTATCTGACCATCTTCTATACGGGACCGGGTAAATTCTCCCTGGATGCCTGGTGGCTCCGGCGCGACTGCAAGATAGAAGTGGAATGA
- the purM gene encoding phosphoribosylformylglycinamidine cyclo-ligase, with protein sequence MSGKLTYKQSGVDTKEAAAFVSDISSHVKRTQKQRSLHQAFGLFAAAYDLSSYKEPVIVTGCDGVGTKTEILFELDMVETAGKDLVAMNVNDILTTGGAPLLFLDYLGISNLERERSRITRLVAGMCDYLESCNCILAGGETAEMPGVVPESIVELSGFCIGCCEKSKLIDPKTVRPGDVFIGYKSDSFHANGWSLIRRILEENPDVVDEEELRSLLQPTRLYHDVVADMRRFNVTPKAYAHITGGGLPENLERFLGDYGADLSIPYWDNTAAQKILKHVDPQDRFNTFNMGIGWVAIVKPEDAEAALKAGPGGTVIGTLREGRGIHVKVQGE encoded by the coding sequence ATGTCCGGCAAACTAACCTACAAGCAATCGGGGGTCGATACCAAAGAAGCAGCCGCCTTTGTATCCGACATCAGCTCTCACGTTAAAAGAACGCAAAAGCAGAGATCTCTTCACCAGGCCTTTGGCCTTTTCGCCGCTGCCTATGATTTGAGCTCCTACAAGGAACCGGTCATCGTCACCGGGTGCGACGGCGTAGGCACCAAGACGGAAATTCTCTTTGAACTGGACATGGTGGAAACCGCCGGCAAAGACCTGGTGGCCATGAACGTCAACGACATTCTTACCACGGGCGGCGCCCCTCTTCTCTTCCTGGATTATCTGGGCATCTCCAATCTGGAACGGGAACGCTCCCGCATCACCCGCCTGGTGGCCGGCATGTGCGACTACCTGGAATCCTGCAACTGCATCCTGGCCGGAGGAGAAACGGCGGAAATGCCCGGTGTGGTGCCGGAATCCATCGTGGAACTCTCCGGCTTCTGCATCGGCTGTTGTGAAAAAAGCAAACTGATTGATCCGAAAACCGTCCGGCCCGGAGACGTATTCATCGGCTACAAATCCGACAGCTTCCATGCCAACGGCTGGAGCCTCATCCGCCGCATTCTGGAAGAAAATCCGGATGTAGTTGATGAAGAGGAACTCCGTTCCCTTCTCCAGCCCACCCGCTTGTACCATGACGTGGTGGCAGATATGCGCCGCTTCAACGTCACCCCGAAGGCATACGCCCATATCACGGGGGGAGGCCTCCCGGAAAACCTGGAACGCTTCCTGGGCGACTACGGAGCAGACCTCTCCATTCCCTATTGGGACAACACCGCAGCCCAGAAAATCCTGAAGCATGTGGATCCGCAGGACCGCTTCAACACCTTTAACATGGGCATTGGCTGGGTAGCCATTGTGAAGCCTGAAGACGCGGAAGCCGCATTGAAGGCAGGTCCGGGCGGCACGGTCATCGGCACGCTGAGAGAAGGCCGCGGCATTCATGTCAAAGTACAGGGCGAATAA
- a CDS encoding amidophosphoribosyltransferase, with amino-acid sequence MSDFLKHECGVAAIRLLKPLSYFQDKYGSTLWAFNKLLILMEKQYNRGQDGAGIGCVKLNMPLGQPYLFRTRDASKDALTSIFNGQIKKLNKKVRRGLVNLKDAEDIKNKFDYGGEILMGHLRYGTSGLFDEGSCHPYLRRTNWPTRTLMVLGNFNMTNTPELNQRMIERGQHPVFGTDTQTVLEEIGYHLDEAHTDLYRALRDSGMPGPEIPHAISSRLNIQEIIHNSAKQWDGGYAIMGAIGNGDYFCLRDPHGIRPCHYLITDEFIAVASERVPLMTVFEVDSEQVQELPPANMLSIKADGTHAITEFTTPLKPAPCSFEKIYFSRGNDPIVYRERKALGAALTPQIVDSLEDRFDKSAITYIPNTAETAYYGLLEGLRVYRRKRVHAQLLEALRNGTLDENMLDSAILKRWPRGEKIAHKDIKMRTFITQEKSRAQLVSHVYDLTYGAVGPEDVLVAIDDSIVRGTTLRRSILRILGRTNPRKIVIASTAPQIRYPDCYGIDMSELGNFIAFQAAVSLIKQHGQVRLLEEVYTACKEELTKPKEERRNCVKAIYEGLTEAEISREITRLVTPHDAPCPVEVIFQTIENLHESIEGPCGDWYFTGDYPTPGGYTTVNVAYMRWFEGKGGRAYDLPL; translated from the coding sequence ATGAGCGATTTTCTTAAACACGAGTGCGGCGTAGCCGCCATTCGTCTGCTTAAGCCTCTCTCTTATTTTCAGGATAAATACGGCTCCACCCTCTGGGCATTCAACAAACTGCTCATCCTGATGGAAAAGCAGTACAACCGCGGCCAGGACGGCGCGGGCATAGGCTGCGTCAAACTGAACATGCCTCTGGGGCAGCCTTATCTGTTCCGCACCCGGGACGCCAGCAAAGACGCCCTTACAAGCATCTTCAATGGGCAAATCAAGAAGCTCAACAAAAAGGTCCGCCGCGGCCTGGTCAACCTGAAGGATGCGGAAGACATCAAAAACAAATTCGACTACGGCGGGGAAATCCTGATGGGGCATCTCCGCTACGGCACCTCCGGCCTCTTTGACGAAGGTTCCTGCCATCCCTACCTGCGCCGCACCAACTGGCCGACCCGCACTCTGATGGTTCTGGGCAACTTCAACATGACCAATACGCCGGAATTGAACCAGCGCATGATTGAACGCGGCCAGCATCCCGTCTTCGGAACGGACACGCAGACTGTCCTTGAAGAAATAGGGTATCACCTGGATGAAGCCCATACGGACCTTTACCGCGCCTTGCGGGACAGCGGCATGCCCGGCCCGGAAATTCCCCATGCCATTTCCTCCCGGCTTAACATTCAGGAAATCATCCATAACTCCGCCAAGCAATGGGACGGCGGATATGCCATCATGGGGGCCATCGGCAACGGGGACTACTTCTGCCTGCGGGATCCGCACGGCATCCGCCCATGCCACTACCTGATTACGGATGAATTCATTGCCGTGGCTTCCGAACGCGTTCCTCTGATGACCGTCTTTGAAGTGGACAGCGAACAGGTTCAAGAACTTCCGCCGGCCAATATGCTCTCCATCAAAGCAGACGGCACACATGCCATTACGGAATTTACCACCCCTCTGAAACCGGCTCCCTGCTCCTTTGAAAAGATTTACTTCTCCCGCGGGAACGATCCTATCGTTTACCGGGAGCGCAAGGCGCTCGGCGCGGCGCTGACCCCTCAAATCGTGGATTCTCTGGAAGACCGTTTTGACAAATCCGCTATCACCTACATTCCCAACACGGCGGAAACCGCCTACTACGGGTTGCTGGAAGGCTTGCGCGTTTACCGCCGCAAGCGCGTGCATGCCCAGCTTCTGGAGGCCCTGAGAAACGGAACTCTGGATGAAAACATGCTGGACAGCGCTATCCTGAAGCGCTGGCCGCGCGGTGAAAAAATCGCCCACAAGGATATCAAAATGCGCACGTTCATCACGCAGGAAAAAAGCCGCGCGCAGCTGGTTTCCCACGTATATGACCTCACTTACGGCGCCGTAGGACCGGAAGACGTGCTCGTCGCCATTGACGACTCCATAGTCCGCGGCACCACCCTGAGAAGGTCCATCCTCCGCATCCTGGGCCGCACCAATCCCCGGAAAATCGTCATTGCATCCACTGCCCCGCAAATCCGGTATCCGGACTGCTACGGCATTGACATGTCCGAGCTGGGCAACTTCATCGCCTTCCAGGCGGCCGTCTCCCTGATCAAGCAGCACGGACAGGTCCGTCTGCTGGAAGAAGTGTACACGGCATGCAAGGAAGAACTGACCAAGCCCAAGGAAGAACGGCGCAATTGCGTAAAGGCTATTTACGAAGGGTTGACTGAGGCTGAAATCTCCCGGGAAATCACCCGCCTGGTCACGCCGCACGACGCGCCGTGCCCTGTGGAAGTCATCTTCCAGACCATCGAAAACCTCCATGAATCCATAGAAGGCCCCTGCGGCGACTGGTATTTCACCGGAGATTATCCGACTCCGGGCGGATACACCACAGTTAATGTGGCATACATGCGCTGGTTTGAGGGCAAAGGGGGCCGTGCATACGATTTGCCCTTGTAG
- a CDS encoding RNA polymerase sigma factor, giving the protein MSGPIAYTTLEDTELVARAREGDSRAFDELVIRHSRKLHATLYQMTDNYDDAYDIAQEAFSKAYRALRYFNGQSAFYTWLHSIAVNHARNFLKKRNRRMTYSLDDDEYGDHTEKDMNMADETDGADPERRTHLNELQLKINEALKKLSSKHREVVVLHDVKGLNHTEISALLGISEGTLRSRLHYAHKELQGLLAEYLS; this is encoded by the coding sequence ATGTCAGGACCCATTGCATACACGACCTTGGAAGACACCGAACTGGTCGCCAGGGCACGGGAGGGAGACTCGCGGGCTTTTGACGAGCTCGTCATTCGCCACAGCCGCAAGCTCCATGCCACCCTGTACCAGATGACGGATAACTACGATGACGCCTATGACATCGCCCAGGAAGCGTTCTCCAAAGCCTACCGGGCCTTGCGCTACTTCAACGGGCAAAGCGCCTTTTATACATGGTTGCACTCCATTGCCGTCAACCATGCCAGAAACTTCCTGAAAAAACGCAACCGCAGAATGACCTACAGTCTGGACGACGACGAGTACGGCGACCATACGGAAAAGGACATGAACATGGCGGATGAAACGGATGGAGCGGACCCGGAACGCCGAACCCATCTGAATGAGCTGCAACTTAAAATTAATGAAGCCCTGAAAAAACTTTCGTCCAAACACAGGGAAGTCGTTGTCCTTCACGATGTGAAAGGACTCAATCATACGGAAATATCCGCCCTTCTGGGCATCTCTGAAGGAACGCTCAGATCACGTCTGCATTATGCTCACAAGGAACTCCAGGGGCTCTTGGCGGAATATCTGAGTTAA
- a CDS encoding PDZ domain-containing protein — protein MMNLAPILTGMAVAGLIYQAAAVPVPFKIEAIPPQGGGAPYTTMAAQVGKDMLASLIPYRVLKNADTTYRLGDRNAPPLQVWAQEKLTGLTIFKVDPARIYDGQAPLTPSCILKRGDKLSFASSKNETTQGIYVGMEHSIGDTSFPLRLIRAQFPKLAIPSIGQPCYDSENRLVGIVLGVSRKGTCHLLPARAISFLAAHPEAKRVRLGCLLDINSSTPVIEGLINGGPLARGGIQTGDILININDTPIRNYGDMLDATYYLTGDKPLSIEVIRGTQVVKSKGIIPTQDSR, from the coding sequence ATGATGAACCTGGCTCCTATATTGACGGGCATGGCCGTTGCTGGTCTGATTTACCAGGCAGCGGCCGTGCCTGTTCCCTTTAAGATAGAAGCCATTCCCCCCCAGGGGGGAGGAGCGCCGTACACAACCATGGCGGCGCAGGTCGGCAAGGACATGCTGGCCTCCCTGATTCCCTACCGGGTTTTAAAAAACGCAGACACGACCTACCGCCTCGGGGACAGAAACGCCCCGCCCCTTCAGGTCTGGGCTCAGGAAAAACTCACAGGCCTGACCATCTTCAAGGTGGACCCTGCCCGCATATATGACGGGCAGGCGCCCCTTACCCCGTCCTGTATCCTTAAACGCGGCGACAAACTGTCCTTTGCCAGCAGCAAGAATGAGACCACGCAGGGAATTTACGTGGGCATGGAACATTCCATTGGGGACACCAGTTTCCCCCTGCGACTTATCCGCGCCCAGTTCCCCAAACTGGCCATCCCGTCCATCGGCCAGCCATGCTACGACTCGGAAAACCGTCTGGTAGGCATTGTGCTGGGAGTTTCCCGCAAGGGAACTTGCCATCTGCTGCCTGCCCGGGCCATCTCATTCCTGGCGGCCCATCCGGAAGCCAAAAGAGTGCGCCTGGGCTGCCTGCTGGACATCAACTCTTCCACCCCCGTCATTGAGGGCCTTATCAACGGGGGGCCTCTTGCGCGGGGAGGAATCCAGACCGGGGACATCCTCATCAACATCAACGACACGCCTATCCGCAACTACGGGGACATGTTGGACGCCACTTATTACCTTACGGGAGACAAACCTCTGTCTATCGAAGTCATCCGCGGCACCCAGGTGGTCAAAAGCAAAGGAATCATCCCTACGCAGGATTCCCGTTAA
- a CDS encoding flavoprotein: MACIVLGVTGSIAAYKAADIASALVKHGHEVHCVCTAKALEFVTPLTLHTISRNPVFSSFEDEKEDWVPPHIQLAQRADLLLIAPATANAMANFAHGLAPDMLSSLYLACQAPVLICPAMNVHMWEHAATQQNAAVLQQRKDHHIFGPSESGILACGAEGAGKLMPVDRIVQKTLSLLP; this comes from the coding sequence ATGGCCTGCATCGTTCTGGGCGTTACCGGCTCCATTGCCGCATATAAGGCGGCAGACATCGCTTCCGCTCTGGTCAAACACGGCCATGAAGTGCACTGCGTCTGCACAGCCAAGGCCCTTGAATTCGTCACCCCCCTCACCCTGCACACGATTTCCCGCAACCCGGTCTTCTCCTCCTTTGAGGATGAAAAGGAGGACTGGGTCCCCCCGCACATCCAGCTGGCCCAGAGGGCAGATCTTCTGCTTATAGCTCCTGCCACGGCAAACGCCATGGCCAATTTCGCCCACGGCCTTGCCCCGGACATGCTCAGCTCCCTCTACCTGGCCTGCCAGGCTCCGGTGCTCATTTGCCCGGCTATGAATGTCCACATGTGGGAACACGCGGCTACGCAGCAAAACGCGGCCGTCCTGCAGCAGAGGAAAGACCACCACATCTTTGGCCCCAGCGAATCCGGAATTCTGGCCTGCGGAGCGGAAGGCGCGGGAAAACTCATGCCGGTGGACAGGATTGTTCAAAAAACGCTCTCCCTTTTGCCGTAA
- a CDS encoding M23 family metallopeptidase has translation MHGNSFPLLTGIFLFLWGMPLLMADIVVRFPTENTALLDNRPQDFYMYVDRNFEGEKSQPWEAGAYGFTRTLVRTQAGPVAVKFHEGIDIKPLRRDASGTPLDDVHPVAGGTVVHASANPAHSNYGRYVVIEHQLKDGPLYSLYAHLASVSCKKGDRVGTGNVIGKLGYSGAGLNKTRAHVHLELCLKLQDDFENWYSSLKLSAPNRHGSYNGLNLAGFDPAPVLLQCRDGAEFSLSRHISSLPVQYVVRAPSSGEPPSLVKRYPFLLKPGPANPKSWEISFTGEGVPVSVTPSSQPCAAPVVIRAVPHPFSQLYRTCNRVSGSSKTPKLTAAGKRYIRLIFMGPES, from the coding sequence ATGCACGGCAACTCCTTTCCACTCCTGACCGGCATCTTCCTGTTCCTTTGGGGCATGCCACTCCTGATGGCGGATATTGTAGTGCGTTTCCCCACGGAAAATACGGCCCTGCTGGACAACCGCCCGCAGGATTTTTACATGTATGTAGACCGCAACTTTGAGGGGGAGAAATCCCAGCCGTGGGAAGCAGGAGCCTACGGTTTTACACGGACCCTCGTCAGGACCCAGGCAGGCCCCGTAGCCGTCAAATTTCATGAGGGCATCGATATTAAACCTCTCAGGAGGGATGCTTCCGGCACGCCTCTGGACGACGTGCACCCCGTAGCCGGAGGCACGGTAGTCCATGCCTCCGCCAACCCCGCCCACAGCAATTACGGCCGCTACGTGGTTATTGAACATCAACTGAAGGACGGGCCGCTTTACAGCCTGTACGCCCATCTGGCCTCCGTCTCCTGCAAGAAAGGCGACCGTGTGGGCACCGGAAATGTCATTGGAAAACTGGGATACTCCGGGGCGGGTTTGAACAAAACGCGTGCCCATGTGCATCTGGAACTCTGCCTCAAACTGCAGGATGACTTTGAAAACTGGTATTCCAGTCTGAAACTGAGCGCTCCCAACCGCCACGGCTCCTATAACGGACTCAATCTGGCCGGTTTTGACCCGGCGCCGGTCCTCCTGCAATGCAGGGACGGGGCGGAATTCTCCCTCTCGCGCCATATCTCCTCCCTGCCGGTCCAATACGTCGTGCGGGCTCCCTCTTCCGGCGAGCCGCCCAGCCTTGTCAAACGCTACCCCTTCCTGCTGAAGCCGGGCCCCGCCAACCCAAAATCCTGGGAAATCAGTTTTACGGGGGAAGGGGTTCCCGTTTCCGTGACTCCTTCCAGCCAGCCGTGCGCGGCCCCCGTCGTCATCCGGGCCGTTCCGCATCCTTTTTCCCAACTGTACAGGACCTGCAACCGCGTTTCCGGCTCCAGCAAGACCCCTAAGCTTACCGCCGCCGGCAAACGCTACATCCGGCTCATCTTCATGGGGCCTGAATCATAA